A window of Microbacterium sp. BK668 genomic DNA:
CGAATACGAGGACGAGAAGGCCTGACCGCTTCGCGGATCCTTCTCGCCGTGCGCTGAGCCCCGGCCACCGCTGCCGGCGGGTCTCAGCGCCCACTCGCGTGCGCGGGCTACGACCAGGCGCCGTGCCGCCGCTCCCACTCGTCCTCGACGGTGTGCGGCCGCGCGATCACGAACCCCGCCGGGATCGCCGCCGCGACGACGACGGCGAGCACCCACAGCGGCGCCGCCCAGCCGTCGGTCGCGTCGTGGAGCAGCCCGATGCTCACGGGGAACACCGAGACGATGGCGTACCCGATGCTCTGGACGAAGCTGCTCAGGGCGACGGATGCCTCGTGGGTGCGCGACCGCAGGCCGAGGAGCACGAGGGTCAGCGGGAAGAACAGCGGGCCGATGCCCAGGAGCGCGACCCATAGCCACGGGGCTGCGGACGGGGCGAGCAGGAGCCCCGCGATCCCGGCGAGCCCGCTTCCCACCGCGACGGCGAACAGCGGGGCGATCGCGTTGTACCGTGCGACGAGCACCGGCACCGCGAGCGATGCCGGAAGACCCATGAACGCGAAGAGGGACAGCAGCGTGCCCGCCTGGGCGTTGGACACGCCCGCCGTCTGCACGAGGATCGTCGGCAGCCACGCGAACGAGGTGTAGGCGAGGGTGCCCGAGACGACGAAGATGACCGTGAGCGCCCACACCAGCGGCAGGCGCCACAGCCGCCCGAAGACCCTGGGATTCGCCGACTCGACGTCCTCGTCCCCGCCGGCCCCGCCGGCCCCGCCGGCCCCGCCGTCCCCGCGCTCCCGCACGAGGAGGGCGATCCAGGGGATCACGGCCACGGCGGCGAACACGGCCCACAGCCCGAGCGACAGGCGCCAGCTCGCGGCATCCGCCACCGGCACGGCCACCAGCGGCGGAAGGAACGTCGACACCGCCATCGTCGTGGAGTAGATCGTCGTCATGATGCCGATGCGATCCGGGAAGTGCTTCTTCACCAGCGGCGGCAGCAGCACATTCCCGGTGCCCACCGCGGCGAAGATGATCGCGGTGGACCCGAGAAGCGTCAGGGAGTCGACCGCGAGGCTGCGGGCGACGAGCCCCAGCACCGCGATCGCCATCGCCGCCACGACGAGCCGCTCGAGCCCGAAGCGGCGCTCGAGCGCCGGTGTGAGCAGTCCGGCGACCGCGTAGCAGACGGGCGGCGCGGTGCCGATCAGCCCCACGACGGGGGCGGGGACGGCGAAGTCCTGCGTGACGTGGTCGAGGAGGGGGGACAGCGACCCCACGGCCGAGCGCAGCGAGAAGGCGAACAGGACGATGCCGACGAGGGCGAGCGCCCGTCCGCGCCACAGCGGCCGCGCCGGCGGAGAGGAGCTCACCGAGGAAGCCCGCGTTCGGCCTCCCGCGGGCGGTGGAGGCCCGCGTGTCGGCCGATCAAGACTCCTGCGACCCCTCGACCCAGGCGAGATACTCCTCCGACACCGTGCCGGTCACGTAGCGGCCGTCGAAGCAGCTCATGTCGAGGTCGTCGATGTCGGAGCCCTCGAGGATGGCCGCCTTCAGGTCTTCGACCTCCTGGTAGACGATGTAGTCGGCGCCGAGCTCCCGGGCGATCTCGGGAATCGTGCGGCCGTGCGCGACGAGCTCGTGACGCGAGGGCATGTTGATGCCGTAGACGTGCGGGTAACGGACGGGTGGAGCGGCCGAGGCGAACGTCACGCTCCGGGCCCCGGCATCCCGCGCCATCTGGATGATCTCCTTCGACGTCGTGCCCCGCACGATCGAGTCGTCGATGAGGAGCACGTTCTTGCCCTTGAACTCCGTCGACATGGCGTTGAGCTTCTGCCGGACGCTCTTCTTGCGCACCGCCTGACCCGGCATGATGAACGTCCGGCCGACGTAGCGGTTCTTGTAGAAGCCCTCGCGGTACTCGACGCCCAGCTTGCGCGCGACCTGCATCGCGGCGGGGCGCGACGAGTCGGGGATCGGCATGACGACGTCGATCGCGCCCTTCGGCGTGTACTTCGCGATCGTGTCGGCCAGGCGCTCGCCCATGCGCAGGCGCGCCTCGTAGACCGAGATGCCGTTCATCACGGAGTCGGGACGGGCGAGATAGACGTACTCGAACGAGCAGGGCGCGAGCTGGGCGGCGGGCGCGCACTGCTTGGTGTGCAGGTGCCCGTCCAGATCGACGAACACGGCCTCGCCGGGATCGACGTCGCGCACGACCTCGAACCCCCCGTTCTCGAGGACGAGCGATTCGGAGGCGACGATCCACTCGTATCCGCCGGTCTCGGCGGGCCGCGTGCCGATGATGAGCGGACGGATGCCGAAGGGGTCGCGGAAGGCCAGCAGGCCGTAGCCGGCGAGCAGCGCGATGGCGGCGTACGAGCCCTCGACGCGCTCGTGCACGCGCGCGACCGCGTCGAAGACCTGCTCGGGGTCGAGGCGCAGGCCCGTGATCGAGGACTGCAGCTCGTTGGCCAGCACGTTGACGAGCAGCTCGGTGTCGGAGCTGGTGTTGAGGTGCCGGCGGTCCTTGTGGAAGAGCTCGTCGGTGAGCTCGCGCGTGTTGGTGAGGTTGCCGTTGTGGACGAGGACGATGCCGTACGGGGCGTTGACGTAGAAGGGCTGCGCCTCCTCCTCGCTCGACGCCGTGCCCTTCGTCGCGTACCGGACGTGGCCGAGGCCGATGTCGCCGAGGAGGGATCGCATGTCGCGCGTGCGGAACGCCTCGCGCACCTGGCCGCGCTGCTTGGTCATGTGGAAGACGCCGTTGCGCTCCGCCGTCGCGATGCCCGTCGAGTCCTGCCCGCGATGCTGCAGCAGGAGGAGGGCGTCGTAGATCTCCTGGTTGACGGATCCCTGGCCGACCATCCCGACGATTCCGCACATGGGGTGTTACTTCGCTCCGTCTTCGTACGTGCCCACGAGGCGCACCGCCCCGCCGTCGACGCCCTTTGCGCCCTGCTCGAACGCGCCCTCGGGACGCGCTCCGTCGCTCACGACGCCGACCTGCCACGTCGTCACGCCCTCCGCCGAGAGAAGGGACGCCGCGGCCTCCGCGTGATCGGCGGACACGACCGCGAGGAAGCCGATGCCCAGGTTCCATGTGCCCTCGGTCTGCTCGAGGGCGAGGTCGCCGAGGTCGGCGAGGACGCGGAAGACGGGCGGCGGCGACCACGTCGAGCGGTCGACCTCGGTCCACGTGTGCTGCGGCAGCACGCGCGCGAGGTTGGCGGCGATTCCGCCGCCGGTCACATGACTGAGCGCGTGCACGCCGGCGTCCGTGCCGCCGGCCGACTCGAGAAGGCGAAGAAGCGGCGCCGTGTAGAGGCGCGTCGGCTCGAGAAGCGTCTCGCCCCACGTCGCGCCGAAGTCCGCCGCGTTGTCGCCGTACTGGATGCCGGCCCGGGCGACGATGTGGCGCACGAGGCTGTATCCGTTGGAGTGGAGGCCGCTCGAGGCGAGCGCGAGGACGACGTCGCCGGGGCGCACCCGGTCGGCTCCCAGCACGGCGTCGGCCTCGACGACGCCGGTGGCGGCGCCGGCCACGTCGTAGTCGTTCGGGCCCAGGAGCCCGGGGTGCTCGGCCGTCTCGCCGCCGACGAGGGCCGTGCCCGTCTCGGCGCAGCCGTCGGCGATGCCCCGCACGATGTCGGCGATGCGCTGCGGGAAGACCTTGCCCGTCGCGATGTAGTCGGTCATGAAGAGCGGCTTCGCTCCCACCACGACGATGTCGTCGACCACCATGCCGACGAGGTCGCGGCCGATCGTGTCGTGCTTGTCGATCGCCTGGGCGATCGCGACCTTCGTGCCGACGCCGTCGGTGCTGGTCGCGAGGAGCGGCTTGCGGTACGCGTGCAGGAACGACGCGTCGTAGAGCCCGGCGAAGCCGCCGACGCCGCCGAGCACCTCGCGTCCCTGCGTCCGGCGTACGGCCGACTTCATCAGCTCGACCGCCAGGTCGCCGGCAGCGGTGTCGACCCCGGCTTCGGCGTAGGGGTCGGAGGTGTGTGCGGATTCGGCGGGGGCGCCCGGCGCGGGCGCATCGTCGGTGGGAGATGCCACCTCCCCAGCCTACCGGCGGCGCACCTGAGCGGACGCCCGGCCGCCGACCCCCGGCATCCCTCCTCCCAGAGCATGAGCCTCCTCCTGGGCGCCGGGCACCCGCGTCCGGCCGAGTTCTCGGCGCTCCGATGAAGGCTCACGGTTTTAGAATGATCGGCATGGGCAGCGCCGGGGCACCGGAGTGGGTGATTCGCGAGGACGCGAGTCAGCCCGTCCTGCTCGCCCTCTACCTGCGCCAGGTGCTCGGCATCCGCTCCCCCGACGAGCTGCCGCAGCTGCGCGGCATCCCGTCCCGCCCGCAGAACCGGGACGACGACGCACACGCGCGCCTCGAGCGGCAGTGGCGCGAGTACTGGGCGATGACGGTCGAGCCGCAGGCCCATCCGTCGCCCGTCCCCCTCGATCTCGTCGAGGGGTTCGACACGCTCGTGGCGCTCCCGCTGGAAGGATCCGACGACCTCCGGCAGGCGATGGCGCCCCACGCGGCCGAAGCCGTCGCCTACTCGCAGTCCGCGAAGGAGCGCTACCGCAAGGAGGCGGCCGCGAAGCCCGGGGTCTCGTACCGGGCGTACGCGAGCGCGATCGCCGAGCACGAGCGACAGGTCGGCCGCCGCGCGCACTCGTTCGAGCTGAACGTCCAGGTGCTGCCGCTCGCGCAGCGCGGCGTGTGGTGGATCGGATCTCTCACGATCGCCGTCACCGACGGATTGCGGGGGGATGTCGCGGCCTTCGACGCCGCGATCCACCCGATCATCGCCGAGCTCGCCTGAAGATCAGCCGGCGTCGGGTTCCTGGACCGTCTCGCGGTCCACGCGCACCTCGCGCGTGCGCGTCCGGCTCACGCGGTCGAGGATGAGCGCGAGGATCGCGAAGACCGCGACGCCCGCCGTCACGCAGATCAGGGCGAGGAAGCCGAAGACCTGGCCCGTCGAGTAGATGAGGCCGGTGTTGTCGCTCACGGCGCTCGAGCCGTCGAACGCGAAGGTGAGGATGAGCGCCGTCAGCAGCCCGAGCCCCGCACCGGCGATCAGGAACACCGAGAACTTCGGCGCGCGCCGGACACGGAGGGTCTGAGGACCGGATCCGGGTGTCAGCGGAGGGCGGGGCGTGTCGGGCATGTCTCCATCATCTCTCAGGCCGTCGCCGCGGAGGCTCGCCGCCCTCGTCCTCCTCGCCGCGGAGCCACCAGGGCACCTCGTCGGTCATGGGCGAGCTGAGGTCGTCGGTGATGATCGTCCGGTGCTCCGTGATGACGGGACGGACCCGGTGGCCGGCGATGCGATCGAGCACGATCACGATCGTCGCCGCGACGAGCAGCGCGAACGCGCACCAGATGACGGCGAGGACGCCGAAGGTCCACATGATGCCGGACGGCTGCGACGCGAGCGGGTCGCCCGGTGCCGCGCCGGCGCTCGAGAGGGCCGTGTGGACGCCTGCGACCGCCAGGCCGGCGAAGACGCTTCCGAGCAGGATGCGGCCGTACCGCGGGGCCCGACGGAGCGCGCCGGACTCCCACTCCTCGTCGACGACGTGCTCATCGGCACGGTCGTCCTCGCCGGCAGCACCGGCGGGCGTGCGACCCATGCTGCAATCATCCCACCGCAGGAGCCTCGCGGACCCGGCTGACGCCGGAAGGGCGTCGGGCGATCGCGCGCTCCGGTCAGGGTCGCAGCGGCAGCAGGTCGGAGAGGTCGGACCGGGTGCCCGAAGCGCGGATGCGGCCGGCGGACGCGGCATCCGTCCAGTGCTCGGCGCCGGTCGCGACGGCGATCCACGTGTCGGGGTCGGTCTCGACGACGTTCGGCGGCGTGCCCCGCGTATGGCGGGGACCCTCGATCACCTGCGCCGCGCCGAAGGGCGGCACGCGCATCTCGACGGAGTTGCCGGGCGCCTTCTCGACGAGGAGCTGCAGGAGATAGCGGACAGCCGTCGCGAGATCGGTGCGCGACGCGCGGGTGGATGCCGCGGCCGCCGCCCGCACCGCGTCCAGCGCCGCCCGCCCCTCGTCGACGCGGATCTTCTTCGCCACTCCCCCACGCTACGCCCGCGCACGCGCGCGGTGACGCAGCGGTGACGCTCCCGTGACGCAGACGGGTCCACACTCCGGGGCATCGACGATTCGATCGGAGTGCCGCCATGGCAACTGCAACGGCCGACGTGATCGGCTCCACCCCGCTCAGCTTCGGCAACGCCTCCGGCGCGCAGGAGGTCGTGCCGCTGTCGGCCTTCGAGTTCAGCGGTTCCGACATCCGCCTGAAGACCGCATGGCAGGGCGGCTTCGACGCCGGCGAGCAGACGACGCTCCTCGCCGTCGCGAAGGCGCGCGCGGCCGTCGGCGAGCTGACGAAGCCACCCGTTCCGCCCCCCGCTGCCGCCCTCGCCGTCACGGCCGCCCACGCGGGGCCGGAGGGCAACGGCATCACCGTCTCCGTGCAGGTCGAGAAGAATGCTCCGGCGCTCGAGGCGGAGATCACGCTCTCGGCCGTCGAAGTCGACACCTGGACGGGTCTCGCAGACGGCGACGCGGCGGCGTTCCGCATCGGCGTGGATGCCCCCACCGGTGCCGACGGCGATCCCCCGGGCGCCACGGGCCTCATCGCGGTCAAGAAGGGCTCGACGGGCGCGAGCGCCAAGCCCGCGGTCGCCAAGACCGGCGTGCTGAAGAAGGCCACCGACGTCGAGCTGAAGGACGAGGACGACGAGGTCGTCTGCACGATCAGGCCGCGCTCGGACTACGCCGGCAAGGACGGCCTGTCGTACGAGGTCACGAAGAACGGCGCGACGTTCTCGATCACGGTGACGTACGACTCCACGAAGGAGGCGGGGACGCAGAGTCCCGTGACCCTCCTGACGCTCGGCGATGTCGCCGATCCCGTCGCCTACCTCGTGACGGTGGGCGCACCGCCGCGCGGCGCGGCGCTTCCCGCGGACTCGTCCGCTCAGCTGTCCGGCGGCGCCGAGGGCCTCGCGGCCGGCGGCCTGCTCTACACGTGATCCAGAGGGGACACGCGCATGCCCATCACACCCACCTATCCGGGCCTCTACGTCGAGGAGATCCTGAGCAACTCCCGCACGATCACGGGGGCTCCGACATCCGTCACGGTCTTCATGGGATACACCCACCCCTTCAAGACCAGGCCCCAGCACTACGGCGCCGCGGTGCAGATCTTCAGCTTCGCCGACTACGAGCGGGAGTTCGGGGGTCTCTTCAACGTCGACTGGCTCGCCGATGACGTCGGGCGCGCGGTGTACCAGTTCTTCGCCAACGGCGGAGCGATCGCCTGGGTCGTGCCGTTGCTGCCGCAGTGGCACGACCTCGGGGGCGGGCCGACGACACCGGTCGCCGCCCCGAGTCTGCAGATCGGCACGGCCGCCGACGGCATCGTCTTCACCGGGCGGGAGCCGGTGGACGCGCAGCACGAGCTCACGGTGTCGATCACGAACCTGCGGGCGAGCGACCCCGTCGGAGCGCCCGCGGCGCTCGACCTCGCCGATCTGACGCTCGCCTACGCCGGGCGCGCAGAGACGTTCCGGCGTGTGACGCTCAACCCGGCGCCCCCGGCGGCGGATGCCGAGAACACCCTCGAGGCCCGGCTCGGCACGACGGCAGCGCCGGTGTCGAGCCTCGTCACGGTCGCGCCGACGACCGCGTACCCGACGACCTGGCCCGCAGCGCTCGGCGCGACACCGCTCGCGTCGAACCTTCCGGCCGCGCCCTTCACGTCGTTCAGCCCCGGCGACTTCGCCGACGCGTTCGAGCCCGAGAAGGCCCTCGACAAGATCCCCATCTTCAACCTCCTGCTGACACCGGGGGTGTGGGACCACGGTGTCACCTCGGCAGCCCTCGCGGTCGCCGAGCGCAAGCGGGCGTTCTTCCTCATGGATCCGCCCGCCGACGCGGTCGCCGACACGACCGGCGCACCGCTTCCGATGATCGGCGCGATCATGAACGACGAAGTGCCCGGCCGGACGATCGCGAAGAGCCAGAACGGCGCGCTGTACTTCCCGTATCTCCGCACGACCGACCCGTCGACGGGCGAGCCGCTGCTGGTCCCTCCGTCCGGCTTCGTCGCCGGCGTGATCGCGCGGCAGGACACCAACCGCGGCGTGTGGAAGGCGCCCGCGGGGTTCGAGGC
This region includes:
- a CDS encoding MFS transporter, with translation MSSSPPARPLWRGRALALVGIVLFAFSLRSAVGSLSPLLDHVTQDFAVPAPVVGLIGTAPPVCYAVAGLLTPALERRFGLERLVVAAMAIAVLGLVARSLAVDSLTLLGSTAIIFAAVGTGNVLLPPLVKKHFPDRIGIMTTIYSTTMAVSTFLPPLVAVPVADAASWRLSLGLWAVFAAVAVIPWIALLVRERGDGGAGGAGGAGGDEDVESANPRVFGRLWRLPLVWALTVIFVVSGTLAYTSFAWLPTILVQTAGVSNAQAGTLLSLFAFMGLPASLAVPVLVARYNAIAPLFAVAVGSGLAGIAGLLLAPSAAPWLWVALLGIGPLFFPLTLVLLGLRSRTHEASVALSSFVQSIGYAIVSVFPVSIGLLHDATDGWAAPLWVLAVVVAAAIPAGFVIARPHTVEDEWERRHGAWS
- the purF gene encoding amidophosphoribosyltransferase, whose protein sequence is MCGIVGMVGQGSVNQEIYDALLLLQHRGQDSTGIATAERNGVFHMTKQRGQVREAFRTRDMRSLLGDIGLGHVRYATKGTASSEEEAQPFYVNAPYGIVLVHNGNLTNTRELTDELFHKDRRHLNTSSDTELLVNVLANELQSSITGLRLDPEQVFDAVARVHERVEGSYAAIALLAGYGLLAFRDPFGIRPLIIGTRPAETGGYEWIVASESLVLENGGFEVVRDVDPGEAVFVDLDGHLHTKQCAPAAQLAPCSFEYVYLARPDSVMNGISVYEARLRMGERLADTIAKYTPKGAIDVVMPIPDSSRPAAMQVARKLGVEYREGFYKNRYVGRTFIMPGQAVRKKSVRQKLNAMSTEFKGKNVLLIDDSIVRGTTSKEIIQMARDAGARSVTFASAAPPVRYPHVYGINMPSRHELVAHGRTIPEIARELGADYIVYQEVEDLKAAILEGSDIDDLDMSCFDGRYVTGTVSEEYLAWVEGSQES
- the purM gene encoding phosphoribosylformylglycinamidine cyclo-ligase; this translates as MASPTDDAPAPGAPAESAHTSDPYAEAGVDTAAGDLAVELMKSAVRRTQGREVLGGVGGFAGLYDASFLHAYRKPLLATSTDGVGTKVAIAQAIDKHDTIGRDLVGMVVDDIVVVGAKPLFMTDYIATGKVFPQRIADIVRGIADGCAETGTALVGGETAEHPGLLGPNDYDVAGAATGVVEADAVLGADRVRPGDVVLALASSGLHSNGYSLVRHIVARAGIQYGDNAADFGATWGETLLEPTRLYTAPLLRLLESAGGTDAGVHALSHVTGGGIAANLARVLPQHTWTEVDRSTWSPPPVFRVLADLGDLALEQTEGTWNLGIGFLAVVSADHAEAAASLLSAEGVTTWQVGVVSDGARPEGAFEQGAKGVDGGAVRLVGTYEDGAK
- a CDS encoding zinc-binding alcohol dehydrogenase, coding for MGSAGAPEWVIREDASQPVLLALYLRQVLGIRSPDELPQLRGIPSRPQNRDDDAHARLERQWREYWAMTVEPQAHPSPVPLDLVEGFDTLVALPLEGSDDLRQAMAPHAAEAVAYSQSAKERYRKEAAAKPGVSYRAYASAIAEHERQVGRRAHSFELNVQVLPLAQRGVWWIGSLTIAVTDGLRGDVAAFDAAIHPIIAELA
- a CDS encoding potassium transporter Trk gives rise to the protein MPDTPRPPLTPGSGPQTLRVRRAPKFSVFLIAGAGLGLLTALILTFAFDGSSAVSDNTGLIYSTGQVFGFLALICVTAGVAVFAILALILDRVSRTRTREVRVDRETVQEPDAG
- a CDS encoding sterol carrier family protein; the protein is MAKKIRVDEGRAALDAVRAAAAASTRASRTDLATAVRYLLQLLVEKAPGNSVEMRVPPFGAAQVIEGPRHTRGTPPNVVETDPDTWIAVATGAEHWTDAASAGRIRASGTRSDLSDLLPLRP
- a CDS encoding phage tail sheath subtilisin-like domain-containing protein; the encoded protein is MPITPTYPGLYVEEILSNSRTITGAPTSVTVFMGYTHPFKTRPQHYGAAVQIFSFADYEREFGGLFNVDWLADDVGRAVYQFFANGGAIAWVVPLLPQWHDLGGGPTTPVAAPSLQIGTAADGIVFTGREPVDAQHELTVSITNLRASDPVGAPAALDLADLTLAYAGRAETFRRVTLNPAPPAADAENTLEARLGTTAAPVSSLVTVAPTTAYPTTWPAALGATPLASNLPAAPFTSFSPGDFADAFEPEKALDKIPIFNLLLTPGVWDHGVTSAALAVAERKRAFFLMDPPADAVADTTGAPLPMIGAIMNDEVPGRTIAKSQNGALYFPYLRTTDPSTGEPLLVPPSGFVAGVIARQDTNRGVWKAPAGFEALVQNTTGVAPSGRMTDPRQGTLNPLGVNCLRTFPGIGTVVFGARTLVSANPAFQQYRYVPVRRMALFLEQSLVGSLGWVVFEPNDTPLWVSIKTTIDNFMLGLFNQGAFQGSTPSQAFAVTCDATTTTPDDQANGIVNIVVAFAPVKPAEFVILKIAQLAGQPQS